The Sediminispirochaeta smaragdinae DSM 11293 genome has a segment encoding these proteins:
- a CDS encoding collagen-like triple helix repeat-containing protein, translated as MSNVELELKGLRAASLTKKEYEQGYDRSDADGNSIVTTTPQAPENLIVSARNRVVSITWDRQENLTPPHSYIIEWSLDEETWNKVGDTTSNLFIHEGYIKTVDDAAVDTRNFYRVKILLASGISGPYSEIASVLCEPVKQTDLIGSLAGKIDAGASANDIAQMLQGYAKEKGVTLTQAFGNWENLSDASVTVDEGGPGETTKKLSFIMKNVVIADLILGSLIKGEHIEAHSIDATHLKADILKVLFSLTSPNIEVTDEGQAYNLNNYARLLITPYTITWQTRSSIDSPWTSRRMLGNNEGDDLLADIARFRGLFPLDRGFDRSIGFGRPVGSLTYSFDNILTDQNGENAFSGKQTAYTTGKFGETQAGAIAASTSADYAGMVEKVFSRSITDYWTLAFWLKETAAPVCTTKVIEIKELTQTIIRNTQAIGDVSFSKSGNYLAIVCAGSQGQDNGTFIYKKNAGSFFLLTKLVPSASESYQPTNIAWSANDQYLVITGNYAGHMYKRNEDTFNLLGRLEGIDNTSRSVCFSSDGNYLACSSGSGNLLKAYKRSGDVFSRYSLSYTINANAKALSLSSDGTYLMATVSGYGGEIDGLYLFKNNGSEYRLLTIIHHYDIDNSYFYSVEFSHNDNYIAFGTRHGVMIYKRVGDNLQKVTDVEAENDSVIYSVHWSPNDRYLFFTGATRPSIYRRDGDVFTKKSDLGIFSEFYQSPCAGLSATHFAYADRVDSTSTTHEKVYIYAFEENDNWWLEPSLQNVPKLLSFETDEDVLSVYRKPHSIVLAKAVTKTSQTLTIDEVKVWNFIALRSNGDGTISFMLNSQKVTLTVSLKDTESLKIIFYLLKENGLKIDDMIFFTGLLTDDFLQTYRNSGYPWADAEFGDTFIGASPGKKIRVIDKVVFEKEIDAAIPTPVVDHEWNGTQLSITDESGQGPYVDLKGPEGPQGPQGKQGVQGPTGPTGPKGDKGPTGPTGPKGPTGPKGEQGPTGPTGPRGVQGPTGNTGPAGPTGPRGPQGNPGITIPDISGLAEITSIDPSKDKLIVYDASTGTHKSMRISERFPVGSQYTQYASSASNDLSVAFPNSESPAYLFGGTWEKLWDGEGIDFHTEGYNGSGRTNGLMPDNLQGFITLNGVGTNTSGSNPKIFVYGYTTEDVPGKAEDINAAANINTTIQGKTSGPKSDGTNGTPRIGARTSDRNRLMRIWRRIA; from the coding sequence ATGAGTAACGTTGAGCTTGAACTTAAAGGCCTAAGAGCTGCATCACTTACCAAGAAGGAGTACGAACAGGGGTACGATCGGAGTGATGCAGACGGTAATAGCATAGTCACGACAACACCACAGGCACCGGAGAACCTTATCGTTTCAGCACGAAATCGAGTGGTTTCGATTACGTGGGACAGGCAGGAAAACCTCACTCCCCCTCACAGTTACATCATCGAATGGTCCCTTGATGAGGAGACCTGGAATAAAGTCGGCGATACCACCTCCAATCTGTTTATTCATGAGGGATACATAAAAACAGTCGATGATGCTGCGGTCGATACCCGGAATTTCTACCGAGTGAAAATACTGTTGGCCAGTGGTATATCGGGCCCCTATAGCGAGATTGCTTCTGTTCTGTGTGAACCGGTAAAACAGACCGACTTAATTGGTTCGCTTGCCGGGAAGATTGATGCCGGGGCCTCTGCAAACGATATAGCTCAGATGCTACAGGGCTATGCAAAAGAAAAAGGCGTTACCCTTACGCAGGCGTTCGGCAACTGGGAGAACCTGAGCGATGCATCCGTGACCGTTGATGAAGGAGGACCGGGGGAAACAACAAAAAAACTGTCCTTCATTATGAAGAATGTAGTTATTGCCGATCTTATCCTCGGTTCCCTGATTAAAGGTGAACACATCGAAGCACATAGCATTGACGCAACACACCTGAAAGCCGACATCCTGAAAGTACTTTTCAGCCTGACCTCGCCGAATATCGAAGTCACCGATGAGGGACAAGCATACAACTTGAATAATTATGCAAGGCTCCTGATAACTCCCTATACCATCACCTGGCAGACGAGAAGTTCCATTGACTCTCCCTGGACCAGCCGAAGAATGCTCGGCAATAACGAAGGAGATGATCTACTTGCCGATATAGCGCGTTTCCGAGGCCTCTTTCCATTAGATAGGGGCTTTGACCGATCTATTGGTTTTGGAAGGCCGGTAGGTTCACTCACCTACTCGTTTGACAACATACTAACAGATCAAAACGGTGAGAATGCTTTTAGTGGAAAACAGACCGCATATACAACGGGGAAATTTGGAGAAACACAAGCGGGAGCTATTGCCGCATCTACTAGTGCCGATTATGCGGGGATGGTAGAGAAAGTATTTTCCCGGTCAATTACTGATTATTGGACATTGGCATTCTGGCTAAAGGAAACAGCCGCTCCCGTCTGCACGACAAAAGTCATTGAGATCAAAGAATTAACGCAAACGATAATAAGAAATACACAGGCCATAGGCGACGTGTCTTTTTCCAAAAGTGGAAATTACCTTGCGATTGTTTGTGCAGGAAGCCAAGGCCAGGATAACGGAACCTTTATCTACAAGAAAAACGCAGGGTCCTTTTTCCTTTTAACAAAACTTGTACCATCTGCATCAGAGAGCTACCAACCTACAAATATCGCTTGGAGTGCCAACGATCAGTACCTTGTGATCACCGGTAACTATGCAGGGCACATGTACAAAAGGAACGAGGATACCTTCAACTTACTCGGCCGCCTTGAGGGGATAGACAATACATCACGATCGGTTTGTTTTTCGAGCGATGGGAATTATCTTGCTTGTTCTTCCGGGTCAGGAAACTTGCTAAAAGCATATAAAAGGTCCGGCGATGTTTTTTCCAGGTATTCTCTTTCCTACACCATAAACGCAAATGCAAAAGCCCTTAGCCTTTCAAGTGACGGCACGTATTTGATGGCGACGGTTTCAGGATATGGTGGTGAAATTGACGGTCTATACCTCTTTAAGAACAATGGCTCCGAATATCGGTTACTCACTATTATTCACCATTATGATATCGATAATAGCTATTTTTACTCAGTAGAATTCTCTCACAACGACAATTACATTGCTTTCGGTACTCGTCACGGTGTCATGATTTATAAACGTGTTGGGGACAATCTCCAGAAAGTGACAGATGTAGAGGCTGAAAATGATAGTGTCATTTATTCGGTACACTGGAGCCCCAATGACAGATACCTATTTTTTACGGGAGCAACAAGACCGTCAATTTACCGTCGAGATGGAGATGTCTTTACAAAGAAATCCGATTTAGGAATATTCTCAGAATTTTACCAGTCCCCTTGTGCTGGTCTATCGGCAACACATTTTGCCTATGCAGACAGAGTCGATAGTACTTCAACCACACATGAAAAGGTTTACATCTATGCGTTTGAGGAGAATGACAACTGGTGGCTTGAACCTTCTTTGCAGAATGTACCGAAGCTACTCTCGTTTGAAACCGATGAGGATGTTTTATCCGTTTACCGGAAACCCCATTCCATAGTCCTTGCAAAGGCCGTAACCAAAACATCTCAAACACTCACCATCGATGAGGTAAAGGTTTGGAACTTCATAGCTTTACGAAGCAATGGCGATGGGACAATCAGCTTCATGCTCAATTCGCAAAAGGTCACATTGACGGTATCGCTTAAAGATACAGAGAGCTTGAAAATCATCTTTTACCTTCTGAAAGAAAATGGTCTCAAGATCGATGACATGATCTTCTTTACCGGTCTACTGACTGACGACTTCCTTCAGACCTATCGAAATTCTGGCTATCCCTGGGCTGATGCGGAATTCGGCGACACCTTTATAGGAGCTTCCCCAGGAAAAAAAATCCGTGTTATCGACAAGGTCGTTTTTGAGAAAGAGATTGATGCGGCCATACCCACCCCCGTTGTGGATCACGAATGGAACGGTACGCAGTTATCGATTACCGATGAAAGCGGTCAGGGGCCATATGTCGATCTCAAGGGACCCGAAGGCCCTCAGGGGCCCCAAGGTAAACAAGGAGTCCAGGGGCCTACCGGACCGACCGGTCCTAAAGGAGACAAGGGGCCGACTGGCCCTACTGGACCGAAAGGACCAACCGGTCCCAAGGGAGAACAAGGCCCCACGGGTCCCACAGGACCCCGCGGAGTACAGGGGCCGACAGGGAATACCGGGCCCGCCGGACCAACAGGACCACGGGGGCCTCAAGGAAATCCCGGAATAACAATTCCCGATATATCAGGCCTTGCCGAAATTACATCGATCGACCCGTCAAAAGATAAGCTGATTGTCTATGACGCAAGTACGGGTACGCATAAATCAATGCGGATATCAGAACGTTTTCCCGTAGGCTCCCAGTACACACAATATGCCTCAAGCGCAAGCAATGACCTCTCGGTTGCCTTTCCGAATAGCGAGTCCCCCGCTTACCTGTTTGGAGGGACCTGGGAGAAACTGTGGGACGGCGAAGGCATAGACTTTCATACCGAAGGTTATAACGGTTCAGGACGAACAAATGGGCTAATGCCCGATAATCTCCAAGGCTTTATCACACTTAATGGTGTAGGAACTAATACAAGCGGAAGTAATCCTAAAATTTTTGTCTATGGATACACGACTGAAGACGTACCAGGAAAAGCTGAGGATATCAATGCGGCTGCCAATATTAATACAACAATTCAAGGCAAAACATCGGGACCCAAAAGTGATGGTACGAACGGTACTCCTCGCATTGGGGCAAGAACATCCGACCGTAACCGCCTCATGAGGATATGGAGGAGAATTGCATGA
- a CDS encoding MuF-C-terminal domain-containing protein — protein MNILWKKREPENTRGAATSPWKTDGFRIVSGTINSLDQMSQETEPTPGEAVEKLKYKDAFQQILEGTLGDGFSDESLQKQFYQVAMAAKNPEEEMAKMATSAFLSQRLNAPPDVVYKNFDFYTEKYMTTKQAPLSAWAAIKNEAYTSQLMIERGKIGYELMFDPENQELWDKLLDINEKVPPQDNQKRSVPIELVKGAAKFLPYVATGAIGSADESMFGAGLGAVAAASLASAGTLSGVLTVPSLILSGYQIGKKVGSMDEYFKISAGNTYADTMQKKSADGKTVPVGIARAFALASGTLAGALDTIQLDRFVGGSQWLRKAVPQAVKKSLQDSWFSAILGNPVAKFAGRWGSSVAESVVEETFQETIEMMGTEVAVTVANWAKNTNIPQATIDDWKDMWMQTIRDTAKGTTLLALPGVTAESFAAEHQKRQSAKDREAALASGNADIDLGKFNDYAAIFEEEDLQKSTEKLVAWKSAELKKAEQRLASDPTQENFAMHELQSQELDRAELEASVAKKVSEPRVWEMTQDQWIAQKQRLSDQELESLKTSIAAGFPGFTDQELEVSAIAMDTIARNFGQTGTALLDTMLTIVPADEGQAAVETLFPGKSVSQTNSAATFFRDAEGKLLSPTEAARGQAKAFIASLSSPDLSTFLHEYFHFADVMLISQSPEHRQLFSKALGKDYSQFTDQDREYLAYMFEKYHRDGTAPTPELKSLFARIATSLKQFVERMVGLKPMNEDLRKAYDALYSLRSEDIKNDNPDLKEKVVPIKRYALFQAEPNEREGFQRTLREAFEYKGQGVIKLSNRTPEALKASGAKDLPIVLTRKSLEHIRKDHPNIPKLVLLSMLDDISDPVMVFDSASNTEKRKGFVIVTNQIVDDAPVVIAMHLEVGKPQWQIHKIASEYEKNSYKTVFSKWVDQGLLRYVDKERALNNPHISAGLRLPLEVDNSRPLLNKVVLKTDLVNNKQTKPLFQALSPLQKLKQKWDQEIEKAEQELAEAEDRVKAGESFSVVDKALEHLLSLQEERELAIRDYEANRMTDHDAYSDAVEASVQKTVENGDWVPDSQLKDYSSQNWARDEIEYRQQAIEDAGKYADKDEYIASQVLSDNLEDGHTPEYYGNIFDASRETEANLTGREANYRFIKSLSADYLSSELLEALHVFGSDGLSGWHPIVKNAALSLKKGKKLSQALYKKVMDQIKADPEVYRMSFAEAAQDTEGMRQIQWEIEHSEETELEKQLKANRQLRRQNEKLNKSVEALNREIDLTNSVLGDYKRKQEGLEEAFRSAREEARKGDVESRKQWVSLLSDARKEAYLQTRRAVADTKQKIRDMRDAKAFYERMIKAIMRPAGRSIAYDQQVQIREIQGRYVARFTRREKEMRQAYRKLLSDAGIDPRIKEAIQENLSKQSLRDLSPEEIESLHAEIAALRTKGREIREAQLATEHITRQSAIQNVLETLGFEKPEEGLGLKKTERGRNSSILQKERLTTLLPSHIAEMFDGGKKGSFYRWLIVEVEKAKSEAINNKDRRMNAGYEEMKKLGIKPKDLIKERSIDGLTFQVQEIMGLYVYMQNESERERLLYGNRIKPETIAKAIKTLTPEQKAFADWMIDSFETDYSRFESAFIADQNTAMGKEKRYFPMMVKDLQFDTKAQEIASDLLSRSHAVKSFVSRGSTHNRIKISREHQPSMRLDAFNIWATNVDRQEDYINNGLLVKRLHAIFGNREVQEAIIQRYGKDAANWLKDQINEIAKPLAGVKYYEPIMQLSQKLRSHVGLAALAWNALTPLKQFPSLFLAMGRVPAGELLAASGRLIASGTGLVKKMHELDPYMRAMDYDPVLTEMREADKNRYERFVTKTGELGMKGIFVVDKAVKSIIWDAVYEHNLKQGKTQDEAIHEARRAIIETQPGGFREDLPVVARQGEFFKWMTLFSSQLQKLYNMTTYDIPQAVKQGDIATALRMSTGYIMAAVLIGMINKKSTPEDAKDAGSMVLEQLVTSIPILGSLFVQGAKGWSSSNPVTETANQVGKVINAIGKDKSDEQVMKTVMDALEQALFLGGLPTVQANRMIDFAETGDPWEIVGGRSNE, from the coding sequence GTGAACATCCTTTGGAAGAAACGGGAACCGGAAAACACACGGGGTGCTGCAACCTCCCCCTGGAAAACCGACGGATTCAGAATCGTGTCGGGCACAATCAATTCTCTTGATCAAATGAGTCAGGAAACCGAACCCACCCCAGGAGAGGCGGTCGAGAAGCTCAAATACAAGGATGCATTCCAGCAAATCCTTGAGGGAACGCTCGGCGATGGTTTCTCCGATGAAAGCCTTCAAAAGCAGTTCTACCAGGTAGCAATGGCCGCCAAGAATCCAGAGGAAGAGATGGCAAAGATGGCAACATCCGCCTTTCTCTCCCAGCGTTTGAATGCTCCACCCGATGTTGTGTACAAGAACTTTGATTTCTACACCGAGAAGTACATGACCACAAAACAGGCGCCGCTCTCAGCTTGGGCCGCGATCAAGAATGAAGCGTACACCAGCCAGCTCATGATTGAGCGTGGAAAGATCGGCTATGAACTCATGTTTGACCCGGAGAACCAAGAGCTTTGGGACAAGCTGCTTGATATCAATGAGAAGGTTCCGCCACAGGATAACCAGAAACGCTCTGTGCCCATTGAACTGGTAAAAGGTGCGGCGAAATTTCTTCCCTACGTGGCGACCGGAGCAATCGGCTCTGCCGATGAATCGATGTTCGGTGCAGGGCTTGGCGCTGTCGCAGCCGCTTCGCTGGCCTCTGCCGGGACACTTTCCGGGGTGCTGACCGTACCCTCTCTCATCCTCTCGGGCTACCAGATTGGGAAAAAGGTCGGGTCAATGGATGAGTATTTCAAGATAAGCGCCGGAAATACCTATGCGGACACCATGCAGAAGAAAAGCGCTGACGGGAAAACGGTTCCCGTGGGCATTGCCAGGGCCTTTGCCTTGGCCTCCGGGACACTTGCCGGAGCATTGGACACCATACAGCTTGATCGTTTTGTAGGCGGTTCCCAGTGGTTGCGTAAGGCCGTACCGCAAGCCGTCAAGAAGAGTCTGCAAGACAGCTGGTTTTCAGCAATCCTCGGGAACCCCGTTGCGAAGTTTGCCGGCCGATGGGGATCCTCTGTAGCGGAAAGCGTGGTTGAGGAGACCTTCCAGGAGACCATCGAAATGATGGGAACCGAGGTTGCCGTAACCGTTGCGAATTGGGCAAAGAATACGAACATCCCACAGGCGACAATCGACGACTGGAAAGATATGTGGATGCAGACCATTCGCGATACGGCGAAGGGAACCACCCTTCTCGCCCTGCCCGGCGTTACGGCCGAGAGCTTTGCGGCCGAACACCAGAAGCGACAGTCGGCAAAGGATCGAGAGGCCGCCCTTGCCAGCGGAAACGCGGATATCGATCTCGGGAAGTTCAACGACTATGCGGCCATTTTTGAGGAAGAGGATCTTCAGAAGAGCACTGAGAAACTGGTCGCCTGGAAAAGCGCGGAGCTGAAAAAGGCGGAACAGCGGCTTGCCTCCGACCCCACTCAGGAAAACTTTGCGATGCATGAACTACAGTCGCAGGAACTTGATAGAGCCGAGCTTGAGGCCTCCGTCGCAAAGAAAGTGAGCGAGCCAAGAGTTTGGGAGATGACGCAAGACCAGTGGATAGCGCAAAAGCAGAGGCTCTCAGACCAAGAGCTTGAAAGCCTCAAGACTTCCATTGCCGCAGGCTTTCCCGGATTCACGGATCAAGAGCTTGAGGTTTCCGCAATCGCAATGGATACCATTGCAAGAAACTTCGGACAGACCGGGACCGCTTTACTCGATACCATGCTGACGATCGTACCGGCAGATGAAGGGCAAGCAGCGGTTGAAACACTTTTCCCGGGTAAGAGCGTATCGCAGACAAACAGTGCCGCTACCTTTTTCCGAGATGCAGAGGGGAAGCTCCTTTCTCCGACAGAGGCCGCAAGGGGACAGGCTAAGGCCTTTATCGCTTCCCTCTCTTCTCCAGATTTGTCGACCTTTCTGCATGAGTATTTTCACTTTGCCGATGTCATGCTCATCTCTCAAAGCCCGGAGCACCGACAGCTCTTTTCAAAAGCGCTTGGAAAGGATTACTCACAGTTTACCGATCAAGACCGCGAATACCTTGCGTACATGTTCGAGAAATATCATCGAGACGGTACGGCTCCCACTCCTGAACTCAAAAGCTTGTTTGCCAGGATCGCAACGTCACTCAAGCAGTTTGTAGAACGGATGGTCGGCCTCAAGCCGATGAATGAGGATCTACGCAAGGCCTATGATGCGCTCTACTCCCTGAGGTCGGAGGATATCAAGAACGACAATCCCGATCTCAAGGAAAAAGTGGTACCAATCAAAAGGTATGCACTTTTTCAAGCAGAACCAAACGAACGGGAAGGCTTTCAGAGGACACTAAGAGAGGCATTTGAATATAAAGGCCAAGGTGTTATTAAGCTTTCAAATCGAACGCCTGAAGCTTTAAAAGCATCTGGAGCAAAAGACCTTCCTATAGTCCTTACAAGAAAGAGTCTTGAGCATATCAGAAAGGACCATCCCAATATACCAAAATTGGTTTTGTTATCAATGCTTGATGATATTTCCGATCCGGTAATGGTATTTGATAGTGCTTCGAATACTGAAAAAAGAAAAGGATTTGTCATTGTAACTAATCAGATAGTTGATGATGCGCCTGTAGTTATTGCTATGCATTTGGAGGTTGGGAAGCCTCAATGGCAAATACATAAAATAGCTTCCGAGTATGAAAAAAACAGTTATAAAACTGTCTTTTCGAAATGGGTAGATCAAGGTCTGCTTCGGTATGTAGATAAAGAAAGAGCCCTGAATAATCCACACATCTCCGCCGGGCTCCGCTTGCCCCTGGAGGTAGATAATTCAAGACCCCTCTTAAATAAGGTAGTACTGAAAACTGACCTTGTCAACAATAAGCAAACAAAGCCACTTTTCCAGGCTCTTTCTCCCTTGCAAAAGCTCAAGCAGAAATGGGACCAAGAAATCGAAAAAGCGGAACAGGAGCTTGCAGAGGCAGAAGACCGGGTAAAGGCCGGAGAATCATTTTCCGTTGTCGACAAGGCCCTTGAGCATCTGCTTTCCCTCCAGGAAGAACGCGAGCTTGCAATCCGGGATTACGAAGCGAACCGGATGACGGACCATGATGCGTATTCGGATGCCGTAGAAGCCTCGGTACAAAAGACGGTGGAAAACGGCGATTGGGTACCGGATTCCCAACTGAAAGATTATAGCTCGCAGAATTGGGCCCGTGATGAAATCGAATACCGGCAGCAGGCCATAGAGGATGCTGGAAAGTATGCCGACAAAGACGAGTATATCGCCTCTCAGGTTCTTTCCGACAACCTCGAAGACGGACACACGCCGGAGTACTACGGGAACATCTTTGATGCCTCCCGCGAGACAGAAGCGAATCTGACCGGCCGGGAAGCAAACTATCGCTTTATCAAATCACTTTCTGCAGATTACCTTTCCTCTGAACTCCTTGAGGCTCTGCACGTGTTTGGAAGCGATGGCCTTTCCGGCTGGCATCCTATAGTAAAGAACGCAGCCCTTAGCCTTAAAAAAGGCAAGAAGCTTTCACAGGCCCTGTACAAAAAGGTTATGGATCAGATCAAGGCCGATCCCGAAGTCTACCGGATGAGTTTTGCCGAAGCAGCTCAGGACACCGAAGGAATGCGACAAATTCAGTGGGAAATCGAGCACTCAGAAGAAACAGAACTCGAGAAACAGCTCAAGGCAAACCGTCAGCTGCGCAGACAAAACGAAAAGCTCAACAAGTCGGTTGAGGCCTTAAACCGCGAAATCGACCTAACAAATAGTGTCCTCGGCGATTACAAGCGAAAGCAAGAGGGATTGGAAGAGGCTTTCCGTTCTGCTCGGGAAGAAGCGCGAAAGGGTGACGTTGAAAGTCGAAAACAGTGGGTAAGCCTACTCTCTGATGCAAGAAAGGAAGCGTATCTGCAAACGCGCAGGGCCGTAGCTGATACGAAGCAGAAAATCCGAGATATGCGGGATGCAAAGGCCTTCTATGAACGAATGATAAAAGCCATCATGCGACCGGCCGGACGCTCAATTGCCTATGATCAGCAGGTCCAGATCAGGGAAATACAAGGCCGGTATGTGGCCAGGTTTACCCGACGAGAAAAGGAAATGCGGCAGGCATACCGGAAGCTCCTTTCCGACGCCGGTATCGATCCACGAATCAAGGAAGCCATACAAGAGAACCTGAGTAAGCAAAGCCTTCGCGATCTATCTCCGGAAGAAATAGAGAGCCTGCACGCTGAGATTGCGGCCCTGAGAACAAAAGGGCGTGAAATTCGGGAAGCGCAACTTGCCACTGAGCACATCACCAGGCAATCAGCCATCCAGAACGTGCTCGAAACACTGGGCTTTGAAAAGCCGGAAGAAGGGCTCGGGCTCAAGAAAACAGAACGTGGACGCAATAGCTCTATCTTGCAGAAAGAACGCCTGACCACCCTCCTTCCGTCTCATATCGCGGAGATGTTTGACGGAGGCAAGAAAGGCTCGTTTTACCGCTGGTTGATCGTTGAGGTTGAGAAAGCAAAATCCGAAGCAATCAACAATAAAGACCGAAGGATGAACGCCGGGTATGAAGAAATGAAAAAGCTCGGCATCAAACCGAAGGACTTGATCAAAGAGCGGAGCATTGACGGGCTCACCTTCCAGGTTCAGGAAATCATGGGGCTATACGTCTATATGCAGAATGAATCCGAACGTGAACGACTTCTGTATGGGAATAGGATAAAACCGGAAACCATAGCAAAGGCAATCAAAACGCTTACACCGGAGCAGAAAGCGTTTGCCGATTGGATGATCGACTCTTTTGAAACCGACTATTCTCGTTTTGAGTCTGCATTCATCGCCGACCAAAATACAGCAATGGGGAAAGAGAAACGCTATTTTCCCATGATGGTGAAAGACCTCCAATTCGATACGAAAGCACAGGAGATTGCCTCTGATTTACTCTCCCGCAGCCATGCCGTAAAAAGCTTTGTTTCAAGAGGATCAACACATAATCGAATCAAAATAAGCAGAGAGCACCAGCCCTCCATGAGGCTTGATGCCTTCAATATCTGGGCAACAAATGTGGATCGCCAGGAGGACTACATCAATAACGGTCTCCTTGTTAAGCGGCTGCATGCAATCTTCGGTAACCGGGAGGTCCAGGAAGCCATCATACAGCGCTATGGTAAGGATGCGGCAAACTGGCTCAAGGATCAGATCAACGAGATTGCAAAGCCGCTTGCCGGAGTTAAGTATTACGAGCCGATCATGCAGCTTTCGCAAAAACTCCGTTCACATGTCGGCTTGGCCGCTCTTGCCTGGAACGCACTCACCCCCTTAAAGCAGTTTCCTTCCCTTTTCCTGGCCATGGGCCGGGTTCCTGCAGGAGAACTCCTTGCAGCAAGCGGAAGGCTTATCGCTTCGGGTACCGGGCTGGTTAAGAAAATGCACGAGCTTGATCCCTATATGCGGGCCATGGACTACGACCCGGTGCTTACGGAAATGAGGGAAGCGGACAAAAACCGCTATGAAAGATTTGTCACCAAGACTGGAGAGCTTGGGATGAAAGGAATCTTTGTCGTCGACAAAGCCGTTAAAAGCATTATCTGGGATGCTGTCTACGAGCACAATCTGAAACAGGGGAAGACACAGGATGAAGCGATACACGAAGCACGCAGGGCCATCATTGAAACGCAGCCAGGCGGATTTCGTGAGGACTTACCCGTTGTTGCCCGTCAGGGTGAGTTTTTCAAATGGATGACGCTTTTCAGCTCTCAGTTGCAGAAGCTATACAACATGACAACCTATGATATTCCCCAAGCCGTCAAGCAGGGGGACATCGCCACGGCACTTCGTATGAGTACCGGGTATATCATGGCTGCCGTTTTGATCGGGATGATTAACAAGAAAAGCACGCCGGAAGACGCCAAAGATGCCGGAAGCATGGTCCTTGAACAACTGGTCACATCGATCCCGATTCTTGGAAGCCTCTTTGTGCAGGGGGCAAAAGGCTGGTCGTCAAGCAATCCCGTGACGGAAACGGCCAACCAAGTCGGAAAGGTTATCAACGCAATCGGAAAAGATAAGTCGGATGAGCAGGTCATGAAAACGGTCATGGATGCTCTGGAACAAGCTCTTTTCTTGGGAGGACTGCCGACGGTTCAGGCAAACCGGATGATCGATTTTGCCGAGACCGGGGATCCCTGGGAAATTGTGGGAGGACGGAGCAATGAGTAA
- a CDS encoding tail fiber assembly protein encodes MKTYAVTDGSMITAVVQSADETAKLAELFPEKSIKEIPSCFSGSKGDDIRFYDEDGKRLSVAAATEAGLVLEAGEHEASIWEGGKYVLVPDYTGVPYWDKATGEAVHLSLGRKPDESMTDIAPPDPGALWSETGWMVPDEVLSERIRMERDALLSGSDYIMMADYPLADKSKWKAYRQALRDIPLQPGFPQEISWPQVPEKRS; translated from the coding sequence ATGAAAACCTATGCCGTAACAGACGGCTCAATGATCACCGCTGTGGTGCAAAGCGCCGATGAGACGGCAAAGCTTGCAGAGCTGTTTCCGGAAAAGAGCATCAAGGAGATTCCTTCCTGCTTTAGCGGAAGCAAAGGAGATGATATCCGCTTTTACGATGAGGATGGAAAGCGGCTTTCGGTAGCAGCCGCAACAGAAGCCGGGCTCGTGCTTGAAGCCGGAGAACATGAGGCCTCTATCTGGGAAGGCGGTAAGTATGTGCTTGTCCCCGACTATACCGGTGTTCCCTACTGGGACAAGGCCACAGGAGAGGCGGTACACCTGTCCCTCGGCCGAAAGCCTGATGAGAGTATGACCGACATTGCCCCGCCGGACCCTGGGGCCTTGTGGAGTGAAACGGGTTGGATGGTCCCTGATGAGGTGCTCTCCGAACGGATTCGCATGGAACGTGATGCGCTGCTTTCAGGGAGTGACTACATCATGATGGCCGACTATCCCCTGGCCGATAAATCGAAGTGGAAAGCCTACCGACAGGCTCTCAGGGACATTCCCCTACAGCCAGGCTTCCCTCAGGAGATTTCCTGGCCACAGGTACCGGAGAAAAGGAGTTAA